From Drosophila suzukii chromosome 2R, CBGP_Dsuzu_IsoJpt1.0, whole genome shotgun sequence, a single genomic window includes:
- the Mos gene encoding proto-oncogene serine/threonine-protein kinase mos, with the protein MGELLLNTPKRRQLLKDGHPVSTRCQILGRGAYGTVFKAIYRDRSVAVKIIRAQASSTLHNESHLMNLQHRNIVRLLKLESAVEFGLVIMECPRGQCLQRIVDTLALPLMHRVFITLDVVAALRYCHSQNVLHLDVKPTNILVALGIKSSGVGNLSKVKRSYICKLCDFGSSIEMGESCARPEQTSANGTLRYMSPEVLRSDTLSEASDIYSLGITMWQLQARRLPYHPLDCNETIAYQVVKHELRPDKYHQLKILALDCPSDWNFVNENDADVIYKRASASARRNLSLDPSYTAGRDLKKKCRRNRLALHFDCHSPAPEASACLESAYSKLYKSCWVSAPESRLDSLQLKHELELILCRTT; encoded by the exons CTACGGCACGGTTTTCAAAGCTATATACCGGG ATCGGTCCGTTGCTGTGAAAATTATTCGAGCCCAGGCTTCTTCAACGTTGCACAATGAATCGCATTTGATGAACTTGCAGCACAGGAACATTGTGCGGCTTCTAAAACTAGAATCCGCCGTGGAATTCGGCTTGGTCATCATGGAATGCCCCAGGGGACAATGCCTGCAGAGGATCGTAGACACTTTGGCGCTGCCACTGATGCACAGGGTTTT TATAACCCTGGATGTGGTCGCTGCTTTGAGATACTGTCATTCCCAGAACGTATTACATCTGGATGTAAAGCCAACCAATATATTGGTTGCCCTGGGAATAAAGTCTTCGGGGGTTGGCAATTTATCCAAGGTCAAACGCAGTTACATCTGCAAGCTCTGCGATTTCGGTTCCTCCATTGAGATGGGCGAATCTTGTGCTAGACCAGAGCAAACTAGTGCCAATGGAACCCTGAGATATATGTCTCCAGAAGTGCTACGATCAGACACTCTATCCGAGGCCTCCGATATATACTCCCTGGGCATTACAATGTGGCAACTGCAAGCCCGCAGATTGCCCTATCACCCGCTCGATTGCAATGAAACCATAGCCTACCAGGTGGTAAAGCACGAGCTTCGGCCGGATAAGTACCATCAATTAAAGATTCTAGCTCTGGATTGCCCCAGCGATTGGAACTTTGTCAATGAAAACGACGCCGACGTGATATACAAGAGGGCCAGTGCCTCGGCCCGCCGTAATCTGAGCCTCGATCCATCTTACACCGCCGGCCGTGATCTGAAAAAGAAATGCCGCCGGAACCGATTAGCACTCCACTTCGATTGTCATAGCCCGGCGCCAGAGGCCAGTGCGTGCTTGGAAAGCGCCTACTCCAAACTTTACAAGAGCTGCTGGGTCAGCGCCCCGGAATCTCGTTTGGACTCTCTCCAGCTGAAGCATGAACTGGAACTCATTCTTTGTCGTACCACCTAA
- the LOC108019865 gene encoding uncharacterized protein isoform X5, translating to MSQCGSPTFEKELREQIENMNRIMKSKERKQMQTCRDHKALQTRFARQESLLQSMQQENRSLLTRIRQYEHCLDDVMRKVVDAIVAEDNLREEVSMLKGRVRDLEAQNAALSASPVKGRDEGYCTMSSGQPQPSNGHLEDLPEEPEQWLLPAEPCSTEMEDWSMSQEELAVMTFDDERDQHNHLQHPQQQQRRKRDHDWLWPSSDFINSTTVETDSVADGIAQLLQQKIVYSEDEEVACTDFTNDFYKLVNIRSNSSRSLYSYLEGETDDEDEDDDDGEDSSMSESQVGPAGRTAGVSPTPSEAGRAQLTSCSSSETDDLSASQAKKDEEPDYAVIDECRRRVSDIEIEDVPMIVGSTPMKPLDEQQCIAQIIKSELRRPPHVLVKSKSVLEEQEPSCILRHNQRRELESTVVRSDSISCAMMTKMAREVVPPAPGMVTKLKERMLLRQASTPPTASSWRRSNGWKRVTSPVHPPAAVSPKKKEAKSTEPPKSCLPKAQPTRIPTSIHSSVSSSSSMSSSCSPSPSSPSPQSPQQRSPGQQPQQQRKSKIPPPVPVRRSYAS from the exons ACCCGCTTTGCCCGCCAGGAGAGCCTTCTCCAGTCGATGCAGCAGGAGAACCGATCCCTGCTCACCCGAATCCGGCAGTATGAGCACTGCTTGGACGACGTGATGCGCAAGGTGGTGGACGCCATCGTGGCAGAAGACAATCTGCGGGAGGAAGTGAGCATGCTGAAGGGCAGGGTTCGGGATCTGGAGGCCCAGAATGCCGCCTTGTCCGCCAGTCCGGTGAAGGGCAGGGACGAGGGCTACTGCACCATGAGCAGTGGACAGCCGCAGCCTTCGAATGGCCACCTGGAGGACCTGCCCGAGGAACCGGAGCAATGGCTGCTGCCCGCCGAGCCCTGCTCCACGGAAATGGAGGACTGGAGCATGTCGCAGGAGGAGCTGGCGGTGATGACCTTCGACGACGAGCGGGATCAGCACAACCATCTCCAGCATcctcagcagcagcagcggagGAAGAGGGATCACGACTGGCTGTGGCCATCCAGCGACTTTATCAACTCCACCACGGTGGAAACGGATTCAGTGGCCGATGGCATTGCTCAGCTGCTGCAGCAGAAG ATCGTTTACTCCGAGGACGAGGAGGTGGCCTGCACGGACTTCACCAATGACTTCTACAAGCTGGTCAACATCCGTTCGAATTCCTCGCGCAGCCTCTACTCCTATTTGGAGGGTGAGACGGATGATgaggacgaggacgacgaTGATGGCGAGGATTCCAGTATGTCGGAGAGCCAGGTGGGTCCGGCGGGACGAACTGCAGGAGTTAGTCCCACGCCCAGCGAGGCGGGAAGGGCCCAGTTGACCAGCTGCTCCTCCAGCGAAACGGACGATCTGTCCGCCAGTCAGGCGAAGAAGGACGAGGAACCCGATTACGCGGTAATCGATGAGTGCCGGAGGAGGGTGAGCGACATAGAAATCGAGGATGTACCCATGATTGTGGGCAGCACGCCGATGAAACCACTGGACGAACAACAGTGCATTGCCCAGATCATCAAGAGCGAACTTCGACGACCTCCTCATGTCCTGGTCAAGTCCAAATCGGTGCTGGAAGAGCAGGAGCCCAGCTGCATACTGCGACACAATCAACGCCGCGAACTGGAGTCCACCGTGGTGCGCAGTGACAGCATAAGCTGTGCCATGATGACGAAAATGGCCAGGGAGGTGGTGCCTCCGGCGCCCGGGATGGTGACCAAGTTGAAGGAGCGGATGCTGCTGCGGCAGGCCTCAACGCCTCCGACGGCCAGCTCCTGGCGCAGGAGCAATGGGTGGAAGAGGGTCACCTCGCCGGTTCATCCTCCAGCGGCTGTTTCGCCAAAGAAG AAGGAAGCCAAGTCAACGGAGCCGCCAAAGAGCTGCCTGCCCAAGGCGCAGCCCACCAGAATTCCAACGAGCATCCATTCGTCGGTGTCCTCGTCCTCCTCGATGTCCTCGTCCTGCTCGCCCTCGCCCTCCTCCCCCTCGCCGCAGTCCCCACAGCAAAGGTCACCGGGTCAGCAGCCCCAGCAGCAGCGAAAATCGAAGATTCCTCCACCAGTTCCCGTGCGACGATCCTACGCCAGTTAG